In a genomic window of Punica granatum isolate Tunisia-2019 chromosome 6, ASM765513v2, whole genome shotgun sequence:
- the LOC116212221 gene encoding uncharacterized protein LOC116212221: MQFGGRIEQHKVQVLVDSGASLNFIGPQVEERLRLAETGQQPFAVWVANGKRLVCSQGVEFKVTLYALPVIGVEAVLGVPWLEQLGPTLMNYKEMMMEFGTEGKRHILRGAVPKGTRAVKARSVVQEVTLGAQLFMAVEAMVNTVAEGGAGKRIAKDMVRLLAEFVEVVAEPKGLPPARRDREASRADVEDQVDPAEYKPILISGPPSQEERRHLEEEVECLGHFISRRGVRVDDRKIEAMRSWPPPKSVTELRGFLGLTGYYCKFVKGYGGIARPLTNLLKNGRFEWSIEAKGTFNVLKTAMIATLIFALPDFEDEFMIEADASGTGIGAVLSQKGRPLAFLSKGLNESKKSWSTYEKEMLADLLARAPIYYPD, translated from the exons ATGCAGTTTGGTGGGCGAATCGAGCAACATAAGGTCCAGGTGCTTGTGGACAGCGGTGCAAGCCTAAATTTCATAGGCCCACAGGTGGAAGAGCGATTAAGGTTAGCTGAGACAGGGCAGCAGCCCTTTGCGGTGTGGGTAGCCAACGGCAAGCGGCTGGTATGTAGCCAGGGGGTTGAGTTTAAGGTGACTCTTTATGCCTTGCCGGTAATCGGAGTAGAGGCAGTTCTCGGGGTACCATGGCTAGAACAATTGGGCCCGACACTCATGAATTACAAAGAGATGATGATGGAATTCGGAACGGAGGGTAAGAGGCACATTTTGAGGGGAGCAGTTCCGAAGGGGACGAGGGCAGTGAAGGCCCGATCAGTAGTGCAAGAAGTGACGTTGGGGGCGCAGTTATTCATGGCTGTCGAAGCAATGGTGAATACAGTAGCTGAGGGAGGAGCGGGAAAGCGGATAGCCAAGGACATGGTTCGGTTGTTGGCCGAGTTTGTTGAGGTGGTGGCCGAACCAAAGGGCCTTCCCCCTGCCC GACGAGATCGAGAGGCAAGTCGAGCAGATGTTGAAGACCAGGTTGATCCGGCGGAGTACAAGCCCATTCTCATCTCCGGTCCTCCTAGTCAAGAAGAAAGACGACACTTAGAG GAAGAGGTCGAGTGTCTTGGCCACTTTATTTCACGGCGAGGCGTGCGGGTCGACGATCGGAAAATTgaggccatgagatcatgGCCTCCACCAAAATCAGTCACAGAATTACGAGGGTTTCTGGGACTAACGGGCTATTACTGCAAGTTCGTGAAGGGTTATGGCGGGATTGCACGACCCTTAACGAATCTCTTGAAGAATGGTCGTTTTGAGTGGAGCATCGAAGCTAAAGGAACCTTTAATGTGCTGAAGACCGCAATGATCGCAACCCTCATCTTTGCACTGCCCGACTTTGAGGATGAATTCATGATCGAGGCGGACGCTTCCGGCACTGGCATTGGCGCAGTCCTTTCACAGAAGGGCCGACCTCTCGCTTTCCTAAGCAAGGGCCTCAATGAATCGAAGAAGTCGTGGTCGACCTACGAGAAGGAGATGTTAGCGGACTTACTTGCTCGGGCGCCGATTTACTATCCGGACTGA
- the LOC116212333 gene encoding MLP-like protein 31 has translation MAHVVHGRMEIDVGIRSPPDKFHDVFSCRPHHISNVTPAKIQGVKLHEGNWGKVGSILCWDYVHDGEAKVAKEIIEAIDDEKNSTTFRVTEGDLMKLYKNFILIVQATPKEGGTGSVVHWTLEYEKLSEETPEPYSLLEFCVHVTKDIDAHLISGA, from the exons atggctcATGTAGTACATGGGAGGATGGAGATTGATGTCGGGATCAGATCTCCGCCGGATAAGTTCCACGATGTGTTCAGCTGCAGGCCTCACCACATCTCGAACGTGACCCCTGCGAAGATACAAGGTGTCAAGTTGCACGAAGGCAACTGGGGAAAAGTTGGCTCTATTCTCTGCTGGGATTACGTCCATG ATGGAGAGGCCAAGGTTGCGAAGGAGATAATCGAGGCCATAGATGATGAGAAGAATTCCACCACCTTCAGAGTGACCGAAGGTGATCTGATGAAACTGTACAAGAACTTTATTCTGATCGTTCAGGCCACTCCAAAGGAGGGAGGGACTGGGAGTGTCGTGCACTGGACACTGGAGTACGAGAAGCTGAGCGAGGAAACCCCAGAACCCTACTCTCTACTCGAGTTCTGCGTACATGTCACCAAGGACATTGACGCTCACCTGATTTCTGGGGCCTAA